One Drechmeria coniospora strain ARSEF 6962 chromosome 01, whole genome shotgun sequence genomic region harbors:
- a CDS encoding COPII coat assembly protein sec-16: protein MDGEGSKSGWHPAFMPNTATARAPSFDGNDSTSLKSSTESTTHMHQPASQCAEKEDAVEPDDGAAEAWLSNHGDDDDSHAWLPEVADPLPDVGPPAMASEKPNSERNAELIPGKAIPTLAEGVNDDSSIEAPTVSTTMPNDNNPSQPLELRDIDSKHGESADPCSANHVDDDADAWLAIEDANTHEDVAPQAHQEPASNEDGDAWLSKENDDDVDDELLAPEEEPASQTIEGPTAVDHNEDDKKAWFEDEDEQAGTGPLVSEGQAPQTTQSLVRDGDIGASHANDKVELAESLLASDTIAAQATKARPAQETEARAVQVTEVRPAQAIEAGPAQEKAAKLVHETEAPPTQAIEALTDQATEAPTDQATEAPTDQAAEERPAKVAEARPATEAPLAQVTESRPAKATEARPATEAQPVQTVDARPAQAAEATPAQATEARPAQGIEVQPSQAVEATPTQAAEAPTAQPIETPTARAMEAPIDQGTEARQVRAKEPRPVQAIEAPATQPIEAPTTQAIEATPTRASEARPSQATEARPVQAIEAPIAQATEARSAKPTEETPAQPTEETSAQPTKETPAQPTKETPAQPTEETSAQPTKETPAQPAEARSAQATEARPSQATKAIPVQVIEARPVQAIETPSVQAIEARPAQTTEARPAQATGATPAQTINASTVRVTEALSSDEVGAGDDHVDNAIPTSEEHAPRTVEAPIQNGDDAWFSRDENEHFDAGWLASKDQAPLTDENSNQDAWLKKEHDHAVGEPKLPGGPDTHETEKPEMPLQAGGEDGNQPTADVLIASGSTTGGPTTSAQHSSSMSFARTVSHEISFADDDDAEWNLQRTQVDPSSRVPPSDQTRPNPVASPPVANLGERKEQPPMPTKTLEILDETKRKAEHGTDRNMTSGTQQVEPEVTPALVGLGLDTCQSLSREMQYSQAQVSEVRDEEGLHLIPRSDIAETAGQSNRVSSLDASFTKDDNDDDFFSQIQTPGTHADISVNPPLEQTSTLPPSSSFSKPPLEEKAGNFEAPRIADTGLAVADAAGSQTNNEPPTEDIATKWEEAFAGDGDDDDFLVDDAAAEPKEFDPSAFLGSDDEGLLEDDTDAMPQPVPVVSPRQPVDPKRYVPASPSPQVASTFITPAALAAQSPYQQPALPPFSPPTQYSQPAAPQPEPAKAQSFADKSKGGYSSPYDLPTELMPNLVRPRKRSSLSQQSQGQTPPPPISAATFPVGRSPSAGPPPAAVRPAGQPSLNQKSSAPALRGHSSFFEDLPMAAKPRPASRQSNPAQLPSQYVPTAQQPPSLPPPRDFAPPPPPASLPSQPPAAVPVANLVAPERASPYAALQSSMVPLPPPPAQASRYSPALASPQHAPPTSASRYSPAPPSSRSGSLYSPNTITPHLPRTSSPLAHIEPGGDKPHGATHPPNGEMQRRSSASFEPRLTRVPSLPPTREVDEEEERDDESLTRRSFGTTHPTAPLNIPPKFRPLSPLAAQQSPPLPSNNFAQSALSPPKRAISYYAPQIPPATQPGFVPPARASTQSPSTMHSSRQYRPTEAGPRPSSAHSSAHSSAAPVPPRMPQQYYAPAARPRGQSLTMDMVPPTDGREQDPLERWKGAPLFAWGVGGTVVTTFPKSIPRYAMNHSTPTMVRAPGEVKLHHIKDIEPLQDRLAKFPGPLRGKSKKKEALTWLATAIDAQEKDVPDISFHPQLSLEAKRGIERLLLWKLLRIFVEFDGTLEGSAAVEKAVRDVLQPGTVTTPAADPDAMFPNAAGFAAQAGPTPAMQADGIDAGVMEGIRHSLLKGNGEAAVWSAVDKRLWGHAMLISHTISPELYKRVAQEFVRKEVNYPGCSNESIGAFYKVLSGNYDDCVDELVPVHARAGLQLVSKESTSGPATDAIGGLDKWRETLTLILSNRSPDDVRGLNALGKLLSSYGRAEASQICFMFSRNLSVFGGLEDPNVDFVLLGSDHRTQADQFSKETEALQLSEVYEYGLSLGPGSAAAAGAPHLAAYKLQHAVTLAEFGYRDKALQYCDAITSAIASQTRRSPYHHIVLEAAVEDFTTRLKQAPKEISSSWMSKPSMNKVSDSVWNRFNKFVAGDEGENGGNGLAGDASGPFARVTSSPNLSRSPSTSNFEMFGAATSGYAASAAPPLSSAAASKYAPVATPASGSANPYASSAAQQLPTRTSAGRQSNEYAPNPYEPGYPGTSPSLPHSNSYAPTGHAAQRSSHVLARSESTPLMRSPPTDFAKPPPAGHRPSGLQESPSIYAQLGQAQDNANTSMYGYQPSAFESKPLAIVSPVEEDSGQPEEPESGEYKPPSSQTYGYEPPSSQTYGYEPPSYQPDLESEGEDDDEAPKPKKKSFMDDDEDDIPALKEQGKSKSDKDKENEEMFRKAAEEDGTYCSSPVRTRLMGLTLGTAKRAAAQQANKKGWGFSSWFGAKKENANIGEAPSNKPIRAKLGETSSFVYDPDLKRWINKKPGAENTEAKKSTPPPPKAKSRSASGTPAPDSSMPPPPASGRMSVPPPTGPPRLTHTPAPESSQESLGPPPLSRSVSTPGLLAAGPTPPSRPATSMSNASSIDDLLGPPGARKPGQKKPRKSGRYVDVMAK from the coding sequence ATGGACGGAGAGGGGTCAAAATCGGGATGGCATCCTGCATTCATGCCGAACACGGCAACTGCAAGAGCTCCTAGTTTTGACGGCAACGACTCGACATCCCTAAAGTCGTCGACCGAGTCAACGACACATATGCACCAGCCTGCATCGCAATGCGCCGAGAAGGAAGATGCTGTCGAACCAGATGATGGCGCCGCAGAGGCGTGGCTTTCCAAccatggtgatgatgatgactCGCATGCCTGGCTCCCTGAAGTTGCAGACCCTCTCCCCGACGTTGGTCCACCAGCCATGGCCAGCGAGAAGCCCAACTCGGAACGAAACGCCGAACTCATACCGGGTAAAGCTATTCCTACCCTAGCCGAAGGAGTGAATGACGACTCAAGCATCGAGGCGCCGACCgtttcgacgacgatgccgaatGACAACAACCCGTCGCAACCTCTCGAGTTGCGCGATATCGACTCTAAACACGGAGAATCGGCCGATCCTTGTTCTGCAAACCATGTCGATGATGATGCAGATGCCTGGCTTGCCATCGAAGATGCAAATACGCATGAGGACGTTGCACCGCAGGCTCACCAAGAACCAGCCTCAaacgaggatggcgatgctTGGCTCTCCAAAGAGAACGATGACGACGTGGATGATGAATTGCTCGCCCCGGAAGAAGAACCCGCTTCCCAGACGATCGAGGGTCCGACCGCCGTGGATCACAATGAGGATGACAAAAAAGCTTGGTTtgaagatgaagatgaaCAAGCCGGTACAGGCCCGCTAGTTTCGGAGGGGCAGGCACCCCAGACGACCCAGTCACTGGTTCGCGATGGAGACATTGGCGCGTCTCACGCCAATGACAAGGTTGAGCTTGCTGAATCCTTGTTAGCATCGGACACAATCGCGGCCCAGGCGACAAAAGCACGACCTGCCCAGGAAACAGAGGCACGAGCAGTCCAGGTGACAGAGGTACGACCTGCTCAGGCAATAGAGGCAGGACCGGCACAGGAAAAAGCCGCAAAACTGGTCCATGAAACAGAGGCACCACCGACTCAGGCAATAGAGGCGCTCACGGACCAAGCGACAGAGGCGCCCACGGACCAAGCGACAGAGGCGCCCACGGACCAAGCGGCAGAAGAACGACCGGCCAAGGTAGCAGAGGCACGGCCAGCGACAGAGGCACCTTTGGCCCAGGTGACAGAGTCACGACCGGCCAAGGCGACAGAGGCACGACCAGCGACAGAGGCACAACCGGTCCAGACAGTAGATGCACGACCGGCCCAAGCGGCAGAGGCAACACCAGCCCAAGCGACAGAGGCACGACCGGCACAGGGGATAGAGGTACAGCCGTCTCAAGCAGTAGAGGCAACGCCGACCCAGGCAGCGGAGGCACCCACAGCCCAGCCAATAGAGACACCTACAGCCCGGGCAATGGAGGCACCTATAGACCAAGGGACAGAAGCACGACAGGTCCGGGCAAAAGAGCCACGACCGGTCCAGGCAATAGAGGCACCTGCCACTCAACCGATAGAGGCACCTACGACCCAGGCGATAGAGGCAACGCCGACGCGGGCATCAGAGGCGCGACCATCGCAGGCGACAGAGGCGCGACCGGTCCAGGCAATAGAAGCCCCTATTGCTCAAGCAACAGAGGCACGATCGGCCAAGCCGACCGAGGAAACACCAGCCCAGCCGACCGAGGAAACATCAGCCCAGCCGACCAAGGAAACACCAGCCCAGCCGACCAAGGAAACACCAGCCCAGCCGACCGAGGAAACATCAGCCCAGCCGACCAAGGAAACACCGGCTCAGCCGGCTGAGGCACGGTCAGCCCAGGCGACGGAGGCACGACCGTCTCAAGCGACCAAGGCAATACCAGTTCAGGTAATAGAGGCACGACCTGTCCAGGCAATTGAGACACCTTCGGTCCAGGCGATAGAGGCACGACCGGCTCAAACGACAGAGGCACGACCGGCTCAAGCGACAGGGGCAACACCTGCCCAGACGATCAATGCATCTACGGTTCGGGTGACTGAGGCACTTTCTTCAGACGAAGTGGGAGCTGGAGATGATCATGTCGACAATGCCATACCGACTTCAGAGGAACATGCGCCCCGAACGGTCGAGGCTCCGATCCAAAATGGAGATGATGCTTGGTTTTCCAGAGATGAAAATGAGCACTTCGATGCTGGCTGGTTGGCTTCGAAGGATCAAGCACCGCTCACGGATGAGAACTCGAATCAAGATGCGTGGTTAAAAAAGGAACACGATCATGCTGTTGGGGAACCCAAGTTACCTGGGGGACCTGATACGCATGAGACCGAAAAGCCGGAAATGCCATtgcaagccggcggcgaagatgGGAATCAGCCGACGGCTGATGTGCTGATAGCGAGTGGATCGACGACCGGCGGACCGACGACCAGCGCGCAGCACTCGAGCTCCATGTCGTTTGCCCGAACGGTGTCACACGAGATTAgcttcgccgacgatgatgatgcagAATGGAACTTGCAGCGGACACAAGTCGACCCGTCCAGCCGCGTACCTCCCTCGGACCAAACACGCCCTAACCCTGTCGCCTCACCTCCGGTTGCAAACCTCGGGGAGCGTAAAGAGCAACCTCCCATGCCGACAAAAACATTGGAAATTTTAGACGAGACGAAAAGAAAAGCCGAACATGGAACAGATCGCAATATGACAAGCGGCACGCAACAAGTTGAGCCGGAGGTGACACCGGCGCTGGTGGGTTTGGGCCTGGATACTTGTCAATCCCTGAGCAGGGAGATGCAGTACTCTCAAGCCCAAGTCTCGGAGGTCCGGGATGAGGAAGGACTCCACTTGATTCCTCGATCCGATATTGCAGAGACTGCTGGGCAGTCCAACAGGGTTAGTTCTCTCGATGCCTCGTTTACCAAGGatgacaacgacgacgacttcttTTCCCAAATTCAGACGCCGGGGACACATGCGGACATCAGCGTGAACCCACCCCTCGAGCAAACGTCTACTCTCCCACCCTCAAGTTCTTTTAGCAAGCCACCTCTGGAAGAGAAAGCTGGTAATTTCGAAGCCCCAAGAATTGCCGACACGGGGCTGGCTGTGGCGGATGCTGCAGGCAGCCAGACTAACAACGAGCCTCCCACTGAAGATATTGCTACCAAATGGGAGGAGGCCTTTgccggtgacggcgacgatgacgacttTCTCGTCGATGATGCAGCCGCCGAGCCCAAGGAGTTCGATCCATCTGCCTTCCTTGGAAGTGACGATGAAGGCCTGCTGGAAGATGACACGGACGCCATGCCTCAGCCTGTACCGGTCGTGTCCCCCAGACAGCCTGTTGATCCGAAACGATACGTCCCAGCCAGCCCCTCCCCGCAGGTAGCTTCCACATTCATCACGCCAGCTGCCCTCGCTGCGCAGAGCCCGTATCAGCAGCCTGCGCTCCCACCGTTCAGTCCGCCCACGCAGTACAGCCAGCCTGCTGCGCCGCAGCCGGAGCCTGCCAAGGCCCAGAGCTTCGCGGACAAGTCCAAGGGCGGCTATTCATCTCCGTACGACCTCCCCACGGAGTTGATGCCTAACCTTGTCCGGCCGCGAAAGCGATCAAGTTTGTCACAGCAGTCGCAAGGGCAAACCCCTCCGCCTCCAATAAGTGCCGCGACTTTCCCCGTAGGCCGCTCACCGTCGGCCGGTCCACCGCCTGCTGCTGTCCGTCCAGCCGGGCAGCCCTCCCTGAACCAGAAGTCATCTGCGCCTGCGCTCCGTGGCCACAGCAGTTTCTTTGAGGATCTGCCCATGGCAGCGAAACCACGCCCGGCCTCGAGGCAGAGCAATCCGGCGCAGCTCCCCAGCCAGTATGTTCCGACTGCGCAACAACCGCCGTCGTTGCCCCCTCCAAGGGATTTCgcacctccaccaccacctgcaAGCCTTCCTTCGCAACCACCGGCTGCGGTTCCTGTTGCGAATCTCGTCGCGCCAGAGAGGGCCAGCCCTTACGCGGCACTTCAATCCTCGATGGTCCCTTTGCCACCCCCGCCCGCTCAAGCCTCACGATACTCTCCGGCTCTTGCAAGCCCTCAGCATGCACCGCCAACCTCTGCATCGCGCTATTCCCCTGCTCCGCCGTCATCTCGGTCGGGCAGCTTGTACAGCCCTAATACCATCACGCCTCATCTGCCGAGGACATCCAGCCCTTTAGCTCATATCGAGCCCGGCGGTGACAAACCGCACGGTGCAACGCATCCTCCCAACGGCGAGATGCAACGTCGCTCAAGCGCCTCCTTCGAACCTAGGCTGACTCGTGTTCCTTCGCTCCCGCCTACGCGCGAGGtagacgaggaagaggaacgGGACGACGAGTCTCTGACCAGGAGGTCCTTTGGCACCACCCATCCAACAGCGCCTCTGAACATTCCCCCAAAGTTCAGACCGCTTTCTCCCTTGGCAGCCCAGCAGTCGCCACCACTTCCCTCCAACAACTTTGCTCAATCAGCTctgtcgccgccgaagagGGCCATATCGTACTATGCTCCTCAGATTCCTCCCGCTACCCAGCCAGGGTTTGTGCCGCCAGCGCGTGCATCGACTCAATCGCCTAGTACAATGCACAGCAGTCGACAGTATAGGCCAACTGAAGCTGGTCCTCGCCCCTCGTCCGCTCATTCATCCGCTCATTCCTCAGCTGCGCCGGTCCCGCCGAGGATGCCTCAGCAGTACTATGCTCCGGCAGCGAGGCCTCGCGGCCAGTCGCTGACAATGGACATGGTCCCGCCGACGGATGGCCGAGAGCAGGATCCGCTTGAGCGATGGAAGGGCGCTCCTCTTTTTGCCTGGGGTGTTGGTGGCACTGTGGTTACGACGTTCCCGAAGAGCATCCCGCGGTATGCCATGAATCATTCTACACCGACCATGGTGCGGGCTCCCGGCGAGGTGAAGCTGCATCATATTAAAGATATCGAGCCGCTCCAGGATCGCCTGGCCAAGTTCCCCGGTCCCTTGCGTGGCAAGTCGAAGAAGAAGGAAGCCCTCACGTGGCTAGCAACGGCCATCGACGCTCAGGAGAAGGATGTGCCCGACATCTCTTTCCACCCCCAACTCTCGCTTGAGGCTAAGCGCGGCATCGAGCGCCTTCTCCTCTGGAAGTTGCTGCGAATCTTTGTCGAGTTCGATGGAACCTTGGAGGGCTCCGCTGCGGTGGAGAAGGCTGTTCGGGATGTCCTTCAACCCGGTACGGTGACGACGCCTGCTGCTGATCCGGATGCGATGTTCCCGAATGCTGCAGGATTTGCTGCGCAGGCTGGTCCTACGCCTGCGATGCAGGCAGACGGTATCGATGCGGGGGTAATGGAAGGGATTCGGCATAGTCTCCTGAAGGGCAACGGCGAGGCTGCTGTTTGGTCTGCAGTGGACAAACGCCTCTGGGGTCATGCCATGCTGATCTCGCACACAATCTCGCCCGAGCTATACAAGCGTGTTGCGCAGGAATTTGTGCGAAAGGAGGTCAACTACCCTGGCTGCAGCAACGAATCCATCGGCGCTTTCTACAAGGTTCTGTCGGGCAACTACGACGAttgcgtcgacgagcttgtccccgtgcatgcacgagcCGGTCTTCAGCTTGTTTCCAAGGAATCCACATCGGGACCGGCGACGGATGCGATTGGGGGCCTGGATAAGTGGCGAGAGACGCTGACGCTGATTCTAAGCAATCGCAGTCCTGACGATGTCCGAGGCCTGAACGCTCTCGGAAAGCTACTGTCGAGCTACGGACGGGCGGAAGCGTCGCAGATCTGCTTCATGTTCAGCAGGAACCTATCGGTATTCGGCGGCCTAGAGGACCCTAATGTGGACTTCGTGCTGCTCGGATCCGATCACAGGACGCAGGCGGATCAGTTTTCCAAAGAAACGGAAGCACTGCAACTCAGCGAGGTCTATGAGTACGGCCTCTCTCTCGGCCCTGGttccgccgcggccgcgggtGCGCCCCATCTTGCCGCTTACAAGCTGCAGCATGCCGTCACCCTTGCCGAATTCGGGTATCGAGACAAGGCGTTGCAGTACTGCGATGCTATCACCTCCGCCATCGCTTCCCAGACGCGGCGATCGCCGTACCACCACATCGTCCTCGAAGCAGCTGTTGAAGACTTCACGACCAGGCTCAAGCAAGCTCCCAAGGAGATTTCTTCCTCGTGGATGTCGAAACCAAGCATGAACAAAGTCTCGGACAGCGTTTGGAACCGGTTTAACAAATTTGTGgccggagacgagggcgaaaaTGGCGGCAACGGTCTCGCCGGAGACGCGAGCGGGCCGTTCGCCAGAGTCACTTCGTCGCCAAATCTGAGCCGCTCGCCATCAACGTCGAACTTTGAGATGTTTGGGGCAGCAACGTCAGGTTATGCTGCAAGCGCGGCTCCTCCTCTGAGTTCTGCAGCAGCATCCAAGTATGCCCCCGTTGCTACTCCCGCTTCCGGCTCGGCAAACCCCTACGCTTCGTCTGCCGCTCAACAACTGCCTACCCGGACCTCCGCCGGACGGCAGTCGAATGAGTACGCTCCCAACCCATACGAACCTGGCTACCCCGGCACCAGCCCTTCCCTACCACACAGCAACAGCTATGCGCCCACGGGGCATGCAGCACAGCGCTCCAGCCACGTTCTTGCCCGGTCCGAATCGACGCCGCTTATGCGCAGCCCGCCGACGGATTTCGCCAAGCCACCCCCGGCAGGCCACCGGCCTTCTGGGCTCCAAGAGTCACCGAGCATTTACGCCCAGCTTGGACAAGCGCAAGACAACGCGAACACGTCAATGTACGGGTATCAGCCCTCTGCATTCGAGAGCAAACCCCTCGCTATTGTCTCCCCCGTCGAAGAGGACTCTGGACAGCCGGAGGAGCCTGAAAGTGGTGAATACAAGCCACCATCATCCCAAACATACGGTTACGAGCCACCATCATCCCAGACCTACGGTTACGAGCCTCCATCATACCAGCCTGACTTGGAGTCTgaaggcgaggacgacgacgaggcgccaAAGCCGAAGAAAAAGAGCTTcatggatgacgacgaggatgataTCCCTGCCTTGAAAGAACAAGGGAAGTCAAAGTCCGACAAGGATAAGGAGAACGAAGAGATGTTCCGGAAAGCGGCCGAAGAAGATGGTACGTATTGTTCATCGCCCGTACGAACACGGCTCATGGGACTGACACTTGGAACAGCCAAGCGAGCTGCTGCGCAACAAGCAAACAAAAAGGGATGGGGCTTCTCTAGCTGGTTCGGAGCCAAGAAGGAGAATGCCAACATTGGGGAGGCTCCATCAAACAAGCCGATCCGTGCCAAGCTGGGCGAAACGAGCAGTTTCGTATACGATCCCGATCTCAAGCGCTGGATCAACAAGAAGCCCGGCGCGGAGAATACGGAAGCCAAGAAGAGcacaccgccgccgccaaaggccAAATCTCGGTCCGCCAGCGGCACCCCGGCGCCGGATTCCTCCAtgcctcctccaccagcaAGCGGGCGTATGAGCGTGCCTCCTCCCACTGGACCTCCACGACTGACTCATACTCCTGCGCCCGAATCATCTCAGGAGAGTCTTGGCCCCCCCCCGCTGAGTCGGTCGGTATCGACTCCGGGTCTCCTTGCTGCGGGACCCACACCTCCTAGCAGACCGGCTACAAGCATGAGCAACGCCAGCAGCATCGACGATCTGCTGGGCCCCCCCGGCGCGCGGAAGCCGGGACAGAAAAAGCCACGAAAGAGTGGCCGGTATGTCGATGTGATGGCGAAATGA